A stretch of DNA from Patescibacteria group bacterium:
GATAGAAAATGAACTAAATGGAATAGAGGATAAGATAGAGAAAATAAGGGAAGAAATAGAGAGAAGGATAAAAGAAGCTCCCCCTGAGGTTTCGCCTGAGCCCGAAAGCACTCCAATTCATTTCCCAGAAATATTGATACCAGAAGTTTTAGCTCAAGAAGAAGAGCCCGGCCCATTAGAAGAACCCAAAGAGCCAAAAATTGAGAAAAATGGACTAGAAAAGCTTTTAGAAAAACTTCTGGGTGCAATCAGTAGAATGTCACCTGAAGATATTCCAATTGGTATTGGCCTCCTTACCCTTTCAATAATTATTTTATTCTTTTTAATGCGAGAACGAAAAAATAAAAAAGGGAAGAGAAAAAAGGGAAGAAAAAAAGTAAGTAAAACCTAAAACATTTTATCAATTAAGAAATTAAAAACGGCAAGAGAATATCTTCTCGCCGTTTTTTCTTGACTAATTTTCAAGAAATTGTATCATAATTAAGATGGCCTCAAATTCACTTCTAACCATTAAGAATACTGTTATAGAAAAAGGTGAGTTTTTAATTTAAAAATTCCGCGAGAAGCGGAATTTTTTGTTCTTAACAATCAAAGGTCGATTTGTCATCGAAAACTAAATTTTATTAAAAATATGAAGAAAAAGTCAAATGTGGAAAAATTAGCCAACTTTTTATTAGAATTAAGGGTTTTCAAGTACGCTCCTCGAGCCTCTATTTCTTATTTAAAAGGACCGATAAAAGAAAATGTAGCCGAGCATTGTTTTTTTACTACTATGATTGGGTGGGTGTTAGCGAGACTCGAAAAAGCCAATGAAAATAAAGTTATAAAAATGTGCCTTATCCATGATTTAGCCGAAACAAGAGGAGGGGAGAGAAGTCTCATTAATAAATTTTATAGCCAACCCTTGAATGAGCCAAAAATGATTCAAGAAATATGCCAGGATTGTAGTTTGGAGGATTTTCAATTTACTAAGCTTTTTCGAGAATTTTTTGAAGAGAAGACTAAAGAGGCAAAAGTGGCTAAAGACGCTGATATTTTATCCCAAATGATGTGGGAAAAAGAATGCTTAGATTTAGGAAATCAAAAGGCAAAAAAATGGGTTGATTTCTCTTTAAGCAGGTTAAAAACAAAAAGTGGCAAGAAATTGGGAAGAAAACTCAAAACAGTAGATAGCGATGAGTGGTGGATGGAAATATTTAAAAAATACATTTTAAAAACAAAATTCCTCTAAATTGATGGGTGAAGGTAAATTAAATATAAAACTTCCAAAGAGCCCCGCGCCGAAGGCGCGGGCTCTCTTGTTTTTGGGAAGATTGAGTTATAATATAAAATAGTGGTTTGGCCCCGCCCGAGGCGGGCGGGGGAGAGAAAAAGTTAAAAAATTGTGTTCAATTCAAATTTTTGGGCAAACTATCTCAAAGATGCAAAACTTGACAGTGATATCTATAAGTTTATTATAAAAATAGAGAGCACTAAAGTCTAAAATCTAAAATAATTTATAAATTATGCTTACAGAAGAAGATGTCCAAAAAATTATTGAGGCTAATCGGGAAGTTTTCCCTACCAAGGAAGATTTTGAGAATTTCAAGCAGGAGTTAAGGGAAGGCTTTTCTGATTTACAAACCTCTGTAGATGCTTACGCAAAGAAAGCTGATGACTATTTCAAAGAAATGGTAGCATTATCACATAAAGTTAACCGTCATGAGAGGTGGATTCAACAAATCGCCGAAAAACTTGGAATAAAGTTAGAATATTAAATTAAATCAAATTACCTTTTTTAAGAGCCAGCCGAAGGCGCGGGCTCTTTTGTTTTTGGGAAGATTAAGTTATAATATAAAATAGTGGCTTGGCCCCGCCCGAGGCGGGGCAGGGGATAGAACAGGTCGAACTACCCTCGTTTTCTATGTAACCTTTTTAATTAAAAATTAAAATTTTATGTCGGATGAAAGTTTAGAAAACAAAAAAATTCTTATTGGAATAAGTGGCGGTATTGCTATGTATAAAATCTGTAGCCTAGTCCGGTTACTTGTAAGAAATAGGGTTCAGGTAAAAGTAGTTATGACGGAAAATGCAACGAAATTTATTTCTCCCTTAGTGTTTCAATCTTTGACACAATCTCCTGTATATGTTTCGATGTTTAACCCTATAAGGTTGGGTTTTAATGACTTAAAACATATAAAATTAGCCAAATGGTTAGATATATTTATATTAGCTCCTGCGACAGCTAACACGATTGGTAAAATAACCAATGGTATTGCAGATAATCTTTTAACAACAGTTATTTCAGCTTTGCCCGAAAAGATACCTTTAATTGTTATTCCAGCCATGAATGTAAATATGTGGAAAAACGTTTTTGTTCAAGAAAATATTAAGAAACTAAGAAAAAGAAACAATTGTTATATCGTTGGACCCATAAAAGGAAGGTTGGCGAGCGGCGAGATAGGAGAAGGAAGAATGGTAGAAATAGAGGAAATTTTCAAAATTACGAAAAAGCTCCTTTTAAAATAAAAAATCTACTTTAAAAGGAAGATATTAAATTTGAATTTAGTTACTAGGGAATAAAGGTTCTAGTTCTATTTTTACACAAAGAGCTTTAAACTAATCACATTATGCGCCAATTGAAAAACAAAAAAATCCTTATTACCGCTGGGCCGGTATGGGTTCCCATAGATAAAATAAGGGTTATTACTAATATTTTTAAGGGTGCTTTAGGTTTGCTAATAGCAAAGGGGGCAATAAAAAGAGGGGCAAGGGTAACTCTTTTATTAGGGCCTGGATCTCTATGTTTTCCCGAGCGATGTCCTAAAAATTTAAAAGTAATCCGATTTAAATTCTTTACTGAGCTTTATAGATTAATGAGGGATGAAATATCTTCTCGAAAATACGATGTTGTGATCCATTCGGCAGCTGTGGCTGATTATATGCCGATAAAATATTATAAAGGTAAGATAAAATCTAGAGAGAATCTTGTAATAAAGCTAAGACCAACAGAAAAAATAGTAGATCAAATTAAAAAATGGTGCCCAGAAGTGTTTTTAGTAAAATTTAAACTCGAAGTCAACTTAAATAAAAAAGAGCTTATCAAACGAGCCTATAAAAGTATGATGGCTTCAAATGCTGATTTAATGGTAGCCAATGATTTTAAAGATATTAGTAAGAAAGACCATAAGGCTTTTATTATTGATATTAATAAGAATATTATTCCTTGTAATCAAAAAAAAGGAATTGCAAAAAAGCTTTTAAATGTTATCTTCAACAAGATATGAGCTCTTTCTTCTGACCCGTGCTGATTCATTGGAGCCCTGAAGATATTTCAGAAAAGGTCAAAAAAAAGAGATTATCTAAAAAAGATAATATATGAATGAGGATATTAAATGTTTTCTTAAAGAGACAGAATTTTGTGATTTTGCCCATCCAGATATTCAAGAGATAGCTTATAAGATCACAGATAGCTACACCAATAATAGGGATAAAGCTGTCAGTTTGTTTTATTGGGTGAGAGACAATATTTTATACCGGGTCGGGAACTGGCAAAAAAAAGCTTCAGAGACTTTAGTAGAGAAAGAAGGCGCCTGTACTAACAAGGCTAATCTTTTAGTTGCTTTATTACGCGCCAATAATATTCCTGCTGGTTATGGAATAATGAAAGTTGATGGTCAGAGATACTTTGGTCCTATTGCTATACCAATGTTGAGAAAATTTATAGGTAAAATCTCCACCCATATCTATGTATCGGTTTATCTAAATAATAAATGGATTAAGTGCGATCCCTCTGACGATAAAGAGCTTTGTGAAAGTACTTATTATTTTAACCCTCCAAGTAAATTAGTAGAATGGGATGGGATTCAGAATGCGATGTTAAATGTAGATGAAAAACATATTTTAAAGGATAGTTGTCCAATAGCCAATATTGACCCCTGGATGCACAAAAGACCCAGACATGCTCGAGGTATTCCTTTAGAAGTAGCTAATATTTTCATTAGATTTGCCAGAAAGAATAAACAAAAAGTTACTAATACTAAGGATTTAGAAGTTTTATTTAAAAAATGGTTAAGGGTAAATTGTCCCTTATATTTTTATTCATTTTCTATAATTTCTTGGTATAAAATTTTTAAGTCAAATTCTAAACGGTCTTGTAATGATACTATCGAAAATAATTAGTTCTAATTTAAAATAATTTATATTTTTATCAATGTTATACTTTTATGCCATAGGAGTTTTAATAGCTGGAGCTGTAAACACGTTTTTTGGGTGTATGGTTTATTTTAGAAATAAGAAGGCTTTACCTAATATTCTTTATGGGTTTTTATCTTTAGCTTTTGCTGTTTGGTGTTATGCTTGGGTCGCGATGATGTTATTAGTTAACGAAAATGTAGGCCTTGCTTACTTCCTTGCTCGTTTACTTAATCTCGGTGCTATCTTTATCCCAATTTTTTATTTTCATTGGGTATTGTCTGTTCTGGGAATTACTAAAGAAAAGAAAAAAATTATTATATTGGGGTATGTGGTAACATTTGTATTTACTATCTTTAGCTGGACCTCGTTATATATTAAAGGCGTGCATCCTATCTTGTTTTTTCCATATTGGCCTACCGCAGGTTCTTTATATAAGTGGTATTTAATATTTGGATATTTTACTTTTGTGTTTTATGGGTTATACCTTTTATTAAAATATTTTATTAAAACTACTGGAGATAGAAAAAACCAGATAAAATATGTCATTTTAGGGTCATTAATGGGGTTTGGCGCAGGTGCAGTAAATTTTCCTTTAATGTATGGCGTTAATCCATTTGGTTATTTTAGTATATTAGGAATATTTATATTTTTAGCTATCTTCATACCATTCCCAATACCTCTTAGTTATGCTGTGATTAAATATCATCTTATGGACATTAGAGTTATTTTAACCGAACTCTTGGTTGGAGTAATTGCTCTGATCCTATTAGTCCAGGCTTTTGCCGCCGAAACTCTCGGGTTGAAGATTTTTGGATTTGTCCTCTTGGGTTTATTTGGTGTTGTGGGTTACTTTTTAATCAAGAGTATTTTAAGGGAAATTGAATTGAGAGCACAACTGGAGGTGGCAAATGTTGAGCTTGAGAGATTAGATAAGGCGAGAGCAGAGTTTATTTCTATTGCTTCCCATCAGTTGAGAACTCCTTTAACAGCTATCAAAGGTTATATTTCAATGGTTCTTGAGAAAGCCTATGGAAAAATTCCAGGGAAAATTGAAAAGCCTTTAAAAAATGTCTATGAATCAAATAAGAGATTAACAAGGCTAGTTAATGACTTATTAAGCGTTTCCAGGATTGAATCTGGGAGACTGGAAATGAAATTTGAGAAAGTTTCTTTAGAAGATATAATTTCAAGTATAGTTGGAGAATTAAAGACTAAGGCAAAAGAGAAAAAACTTTATTTGAAATGGGAAAAACCAAAAATATCTTTGCCAAAAATTTCAATAGATAGAGATAAAATCAGGCAGGTTATTCTGAATGTAATTGACAATGCCATTAAGTATACTGAAAAAGGAGGAATAAAAATAAATCTCAAGAGCCAAAACTCAAATCTCAGGATTACTGTAGAAGATACTGGAGTAGGGTTAACAAAGGAAGAGTCAGAGCTCCTTTTTGAAAGTTTTGTTAGGGGAAAGGCAGGGGTTCAGTTCTGGACAGGAGGGGCAGGCCTTGGTCTTTATATATCCAAGAAATTTGTTGAAATGCACAAGGGAAAGGTTTGGGTAGAAAGCGAGGGTAAAGGAAAAGGAAGTACATTTTATATTGAATTGCCGGTAAGATAGTTTCTATTTAATAAATTTTAAAAATGGTCAAAATAAAATATAATTAATAAAATATAATTAATAATAAATTAATATGAAAAAAATACTTTTAATTGAAGACGAAAAAATTTTAGCCGATATGTACAAAGATAAATTTACTCAGTCAGGCTATAAAATAAGCATTGCTTTTGATGCCAGGGAAGGTATGAAATTAGCTAAAAAAGAAAAG
This window harbors:
- a CDS encoding HD domain-containing protein; translated protein: MKKKSNVEKLANFLLELRVFKYAPRASISYLKGPIKENVAEHCFFTTMIGWVLARLEKANENKVIKMCLIHDLAETRGGERSLINKFYSQPLNEPKMIQEICQDCSLEDFQFTKLFREFFEEKTKEAKVAKDADILSQMMWEKECLDLGNQKAKKWVDFSLSRLKTKSGKKLGRKLKTVDSDEWWMEIFKKYILKTKFL
- a CDS encoding transglutaminase family protein, with product MNEDIKCFLKETEFCDFAHPDIQEIAYKITDSYTNNRDKAVSLFYWVRDNILYRVGNWQKKASETLVEKEGACTNKANLLVALLRANNIPAGYGIMKVDGQRYFGPIAIPMLRKFIGKISTHIYVSVYLNNKWIKCDPSDDKELCESTYYFNPPSKLVEWDGIQNAMLNVDEKHILKDSCPIANIDPWMHKRPRHARGIPLEVANIFIRFARKNKQKVTNTKDLEVLFKKWLRVNCPLYFYSFSIISWYKIFKSNSKRSCNDTIENN